From Alcaligenes faecalis, the proteins below share one genomic window:
- a CDS encoding TetR/AcrR family transcriptional regulator codes for MKRSDRTQSAILDAAEHLFALYGHENTSMRQITAQAKVNLSAVNYHFGSKDGLTQAVFQRRLNSINQERLEKLAFYRQQAGEGPLKASQVVDAFFGPLIRLAGSGNGTPRSFIPLPGQDRPAPQDFIQSICWDEQVAIFLPFKQALHEALPTVPEEEIIWRFHFMLGATSYALMGTQSLRRTLQLPLSDSPESEQQLQQRLMSFLLGGLRAPLPASA; via the coding sequence GTGAAACGCTCTGATCGAACACAGTCCGCCATTCTTGATGCAGCCGAACATCTGTTCGCGCTGTACGGTCACGAAAACACCTCCATGCGCCAAATTACGGCGCAGGCCAAGGTAAACCTGTCTGCCGTCAATTATCACTTTGGCAGTAAAGACGGACTGACGCAGGCTGTGTTCCAGCGCCGCCTGAACAGCATCAATCAAGAGCGTCTGGAAAAGCTGGCTTTTTATCGCCAGCAAGCCGGTGAAGGTCCGTTGAAAGCCTCCCAGGTGGTGGACGCCTTTTTTGGCCCTCTGATCCGCCTGGCAGGCTCAGGCAACGGCACCCCCCGCTCGTTTATTCCTTTGCCCGGGCAAGACCGCCCGGCACCGCAGGATTTCATTCAGTCCATCTGTTGGGACGAACAAGTCGCCATCTTCCTGCCCTTCAAGCAGGCTTTACACGAAGCCCTGCCCACTGTGCCGGAAGAAGAAATCATCTGGCGATTCCATTTCATGCTGGGTGCCACGTCTTACGCATTAATGGGCACCCAATCACTACGTCGGACCTTGCAATTACCCCTTAGCGACAGCCCCGAAAGTGAGCAACAACTGCAACAACGTCTGATGAGTTTCCTGCTGGGTGGATTACGAGCTCCTTTGCCGGCCAGCGCCTGA
- a CDS encoding acyl-CoA dehydrogenase — MFVTLLLIVLVLGCVYVLKNRNLRTKWLSRPIYRAFSSVLPAMSQTERDALEAGTVWWESELFRGKPNWNTLSSYPAYRLTDEERQFMDNEVNVACAMIDDWQVSQEDFDMPAEVWNYLKENRFFSLIIPKEYGGRGFSAQAHSAVVAKLSTRNSALSVSVMVPNSLGPAELLLHYGTDEQKQHYLPRLADGRDIPAFALTSPWAGSDAASIPDVGIVCKGEWEGQEVLGMRVTWDKRYITLAPVCTLLGLAFRLYDPDGLLGGEKDIGITCALVPSDHPGVDTGRRHFPLNAMFMNGPTRGKDVFMPLEFIIGGPDMAGQGWRMLMECLAAGRSISLPSSFTGMAKLTSRAVGGYSAVRTQFRSAISKFEGVEEALARIAGHTYAMDAARTMTAAAVDLGEKPSVVSAIVKYHVTERGRIVVNDGMDVIGGKGICLGPSNFLGRAYQQIPVGITVEGANILTRSLIIFGQGAIRCHPFILEEMTAALDPDREAGLRKFDQAFWAHIRYTLANTGRSFWLGLGGWRLLSGPTGTSKAMHTYYSQASRYSAAFSLLADASMLVLGGSLKMRERLSSRLGDVLSELYMLSAVLKRYQDEGRQQEDAPLAHWAAQDALMRAQHALDKVLENFPNRPLAAVLRFLVFPLGLRRLGPDDKLDHTVAKLLTKPGATRDRLTYDTYLPEDDMEPVGAIEAALLATLNTRDIDAKIRQFEKSGQLQDNPKANVRDLAEAVFQAGGITAQEYEQIQARDIVRDRVIAVDDFPFDLRRENPAAEAASGSQV, encoded by the coding sequence ATGTTTGTGACCTTGCTATTGATAGTGCTAGTGCTTGGCTGCGTCTACGTTCTCAAAAACCGGAATCTACGTACCAAGTGGCTAAGCCGCCCAATCTACCGCGCTTTTTCCAGCGTTTTGCCTGCCATGTCCCAAACCGAGCGCGATGCGCTGGAAGCGGGTACGGTCTGGTGGGAAAGCGAGCTGTTTCGCGGCAAACCTAACTGGAACACCCTGAGCTCTTATCCGGCCTACCGGCTCACCGATGAAGAGCGCCAGTTCATGGACAATGAGGTCAACGTGGCTTGCGCCATGATTGACGACTGGCAAGTCAGCCAGGAAGACTTCGACATGCCTGCCGAGGTCTGGAACTATCTGAAAGAAAATCGCTTCTTCAGCCTGATTATTCCCAAGGAATACGGCGGTCGCGGTTTTTCGGCGCAAGCGCACTCGGCAGTCGTGGCCAAGCTATCCACCCGCAACTCGGCCTTGTCCGTGTCGGTGATGGTGCCCAACTCGCTGGGGCCGGCAGAATTGCTGCTGCACTACGGTACTGACGAACAAAAACAACACTACCTGCCCCGTCTGGCAGATGGCCGTGACATTCCCGCTTTCGCACTGACCAGCCCTTGGGCCGGTTCCGATGCCGCCTCCATTCCTGACGTAGGTATTGTTTGCAAAGGCGAATGGGAAGGTCAGGAAGTGCTGGGCATGCGCGTCACCTGGGACAAGCGCTACATCACGCTGGCTCCGGTGTGCACCTTGCTGGGTCTGGCCTTCCGCCTCTATGACCCGGACGGTTTGCTGGGTGGCGAAAAAGACATTGGCATTACCTGCGCCCTGGTCCCTAGCGATCACCCTGGCGTTGATACCGGTCGCCGTCACTTCCCCCTGAATGCCATGTTCATGAACGGCCCCACCCGCGGCAAAGACGTGTTCATGCCGCTGGAATTCATTATTGGTGGTCCCGACATGGCTGGCCAAGGCTGGCGCATGTTGATGGAATGTCTGGCTGCCGGCCGCTCCATCTCCCTGCCCTCCTCCTTTACCGGCATGGCCAAACTGACCAGCCGCGCCGTGGGTGGTTACTCCGCCGTGCGTACCCAGTTCCGCAGCGCCATCAGTAAATTTGAAGGCGTGGAAGAAGCACTGGCCCGCATTGCCGGCCATACCTACGCGATGGATGCCGCCCGCACCATGACGGCGGCGGCTGTCGATCTGGGCGAAAAACCCTCCGTTGTATCAGCCATTGTGAAATATCACGTGACTGAACGTGGGCGCATTGTAGTGAACGACGGTATGGACGTGATTGGTGGTAAAGGTATTTGCCTTGGCCCCTCCAACTTCCTGGGCCGGGCTTACCAGCAAATTCCCGTCGGCATTACGGTGGAAGGCGCCAATATTCTGACGCGCAGCCTGATCATCTTTGGCCAAGGCGCGATTCGTTGCCATCCTTTCATTCTGGAAGAGATGACAGCCGCACTGGACCCTGACCGCGAAGCCGGTTTGCGTAAATTTGACCAGGCTTTCTGGGCGCACATCCGCTACACACTGGCCAACACAGGTCGCTCCTTCTGGTTGGGCTTGGGTGGCTGGCGCTTGCTAAGCGGCCCTACCGGCACCTCCAAGGCCATGCACACCTACTACAGCCAGGCCAGCCGTTACAGTGCCGCCTTCTCCTTGCTGGCCGACGCGTCCATGCTGGTGCTGGGTGGTTCGCTGAAAATGCGTGAGCGTCTGTCCTCGCGTCTGGGCGATGTGTTGTCCGAGCTGTACATGCTCAGCGCCGTACTCAAGCGTTACCAGGACGAAGGTCGCCAGCAAGAAGATGCGCCTTTGGCTCACTGGGCGGCTCAAGACGCCTTGATGCGCGCTCAACATGCGCTGGACAAGGTACTGGAAAACTTCCCGAACCGTCCTTTGGCTGCCGTGCTGCGCTTCCTGGTCTTCCCTCTGGGCCTGCGCCGTCTGGGTCCCGATGACAAGCTGGATCACACCGTCGCCAAGCTGCTGACCAAACCCGGTGCCACTCGTGATCGCCTGACTTACGACACTTACTTGCCTGAGGACGATATGGAACCCGTCGGCGCGATTGAAGCTGCCTTGCTGGCGACGCTGAACACTCGCGATATTGACGCCAAAATCCGTCAATTCGAGAAAAGCGGTCAATTGCAGGACAACCCCAAAGCCAACGTGCGCGATCTGGCCGAAGCCGTCTTCCAGGCCGGTGGCATCACCGCCCAGGAATATGAACAAATCCAGGCCCGTGATATCGTGCGCGACCGCGTTATTGCCGTGGATGATTTCCCCTTCGATCTGCGTCGGGAAAATCCTGCCGCTGAAGCCGCCAGTGGGAGCCAAGTATGA
- a CDS encoding acetyl-CoA C-acetyltransferase, translating into MSFQPVYIIDGARSPFLKARNAPGPFSAGDLAVQTGRELLLRQPFEAPQLSEVILGCAAPSPDETNIGRVLGLRLGTGHKVPGWTVMRNCASGMQALDSGVQAIQTGRSDLVLAGGVDALSHAPILFSDDMVRWLATWGKARSAGARLKALRSLRLSYLKPVIGLLKGLTDPVVGLSMGQTAENLAHEFGITRQDMDEFAARSHRLALRAQQENAFEEIVPLSDTRGNNYPQDDGVREDSTPEKLAKLRPVFDPPWGNITAGNSSQVTDGAALLILASEAAVKEHQLKPIGRIVDAQWAGLDPATMGLGPVFAATPILERNRLALNGPDLWEINEAFAAQVLACRAAWDDQEWCQKHLGRDALGLLDMDKLNVDGGAIAIGHPVGASGARIVLHCLNALRRRNLRLGMAAICIGGGQGGAMLIESLQGTES; encoded by the coding sequence ATGAGTTTTCAACCGGTCTATATTATTGACGGCGCGCGCAGCCCGTTTCTGAAAGCGCGTAATGCGCCTGGCCCCTTCTCCGCTGGGGATCTGGCCGTACAAACAGGACGCGAGCTGCTGCTGCGCCAACCCTTTGAGGCCCCGCAACTAAGCGAGGTCATTCTGGGTTGCGCCGCCCCCTCGCCCGATGAAACCAATATCGGCCGGGTTCTGGGTCTGCGTCTGGGCACAGGTCACAAAGTGCCGGGCTGGACCGTGATGCGTAACTGCGCTTCGGGCATGCAAGCACTGGATTCGGGCGTGCAGGCCATTCAAACCGGCCGCTCGGATCTGGTGCTGGCCGGTGGTGTCGATGCGCTGTCTCACGCCCCCATCCTGTTCAGCGACGACATGGTGCGCTGGCTGGCCACCTGGGGCAAGGCCCGCAGTGCAGGCGCACGTCTGAAAGCCCTGCGTAGTCTGCGCCTGTCCTACTTGAAGCCTGTCATCGGCCTGCTCAAAGGGCTGACCGATCCCGTGGTCGGTTTGTCCATGGGCCAGACCGCTGAAAATCTGGCGCACGAATTTGGCATTACCCGTCAGGATATGGATGAATTTGCGGCCCGCAGTCACCGTCTGGCCTTGCGCGCCCAGCAAGAAAACGCTTTTGAAGAAATCGTGCCGCTTAGCGACACGCGCGGTAATAACTACCCGCAAGATGATGGTGTACGCGAAGACTCCACACCCGAAAAACTGGCCAAGCTGCGCCCGGTCTTTGACCCGCCCTGGGGCAATATCACGGCCGGCAACAGCTCTCAAGTCACTGACGGCGCAGCCCTACTGATTCTGGCCAGTGAAGCGGCCGTCAAGGAACATCAGCTCAAACCCATTGGCCGCATTGTGGATGCGCAATGGGCCGGTCTGGACCCGGCCACCATGGGCCTGGGCCCTGTGTTCGCCGCGACACCTATTTTGGAGCGCAACCGTCTGGCCCTAAATGGCCCCGACTTGTGGGAAATCAACGAGGCCTTTGCAGCACAAGTACTAGCATGTCGTGCTGCATGGGACGATCAGGAGTGGTGCCAAAAACACCTGGGTCGTGATGCGTTGGGACTGCTGGATATGGACAAGCTCAATGTGGACGGCGGTGCTATTGCAATCGGCCATCCGGTGGGTGCCTCCGGCGCCCGAATTGTGCTGCATTGCTTGAATGCCCTGCGTCGTCGCAACTTGCGCCTGGGCATGGCCGCTATTTGTATTGGCGGCGGTCAAGGCGGTGCCATGCTGATCGAATCGCTGCAAGGAACTGAATCATGA
- a CDS encoding 3-hydroxyacyl-CoA dehydrogenase NAD-binding domain-containing protein, producing the protein MMPVATLNLQDFTLYTDDQQIAWLKIDCVGSSVNRLSAAVLQELNQALDYLSSHPPKALIIYSGKTAGFIAGADIDEFSEHNNNPEKGLALVTRGWTVFNKLAKQSYPTLALVQGHCLGGGLELALACRYCLAVDQDDTRLALPEVMLGIFPGWGGMLRLPEYIGPAAAMDLMLSGKSVDARKAARLGMVDACVPVRLAKQAAVKQVLSGKKPRRAKGLPRLMNTKLLRPLVAGQVRKQLEKRDPYQHYQAPRAILEIWEKHNGNALKAPELIEQITRSNTAANLLRVFHLQERLKSVGKHSSTQEIKHIHVVGAGVMGGDIAAVCALKGMRVTLQDQDRKRIAQAQGRAAKLFQRRLKDRRLVQAALDRLIPDPDGHGIPSADLVLEAIFENADAKRSLYATIEPLLKPGAVLASNTSSLPLSELSLNLINPERLVGIHFFNPVSRMPLVEVVESELLAPEVRSAAYAFVNQIGKLPLPVKDSPGFLVNAVLAPYMLEAMRCVDEGLDPATVDKAMLQFGMPMGPLELADTVGLDIARDAGAQLSQQAAMPACLKSHLDRQELGRKTGQGFYTWKDGKAQKSPAGTVPSGLADRLIKPLIEQTEHQVRIGVVENDDMADAGVIFGTGFAPFRGGPLHYKATQKQRN; encoded by the coding sequence ATGATGCCCGTCGCTACCTTGAATTTGCAAGACTTCACGCTGTACACGGACGATCAGCAAATTGCCTGGCTGAAAATCGATTGCGTGGGCAGCTCGGTCAACCGACTCTCTGCCGCTGTTTTGCAGGAGCTGAACCAGGCCCTGGATTACCTGAGCAGCCATCCTCCCAAAGCCCTGATTATTTACTCGGGCAAAACCGCCGGTTTTATTGCAGGCGCCGACATTGATGAATTCTCCGAACACAACAACAACCCGGAAAAGGGCCTGGCCCTGGTGACTCGTGGCTGGACAGTGTTCAACAAGCTGGCCAAGCAAAGCTACCCCACGTTGGCGCTGGTGCAAGGTCACTGCCTGGGCGGTGGTCTGGAACTGGCCCTGGCCTGCCGCTATTGCCTGGCGGTAGATCAGGACGACACGCGGCTGGCTCTGCCTGAAGTGATGCTGGGTATTTTCCCCGGCTGGGGCGGCATGTTGCGCCTGCCTGAATATATAGGCCCTGCCGCTGCCATGGACTTGATGCTCAGTGGCAAAAGCGTGGATGCTCGCAAGGCCGCCCGTCTAGGTATGGTCGATGCTTGCGTCCCTGTCCGTCTGGCCAAGCAAGCCGCCGTCAAGCAGGTGCTCAGTGGCAAGAAACCACGTCGTGCCAAAGGTCTGCCACGCCTGATGAATACCAAGCTGCTGCGCCCCCTGGTGGCTGGCCAAGTGCGCAAGCAGTTGGAAAAGCGCGATCCGTATCAGCACTATCAGGCCCCTCGTGCCATTTTGGAGATATGGGAAAAGCACAACGGCAATGCCTTGAAGGCTCCCGAGCTGATCGAGCAAATCACCCGTTCCAACACCGCAGCCAATCTGCTGCGTGTCTTCCATTTGCAAGAGCGTCTGAAAAGCGTAGGCAAGCATTCGTCGACTCAGGAGATCAAGCATATTCACGTGGTCGGTGCTGGTGTCATGGGGGGCGATATTGCCGCCGTATGTGCGCTGAAAGGCATGCGTGTGACGCTGCAGGATCAGGACCGCAAGCGTATCGCCCAGGCTCAAGGTCGTGCCGCCAAGCTGTTCCAGCGCCGTCTCAAAGACCGCAGGCTGGTACAAGCCGCATTGGACCGATTGATTCCGGACCCGGACGGCCACGGCATCCCTTCGGCAGATCTGGTTCTGGAAGCCATCTTCGAGAACGCCGATGCCAAGCGCAGCCTGTACGCCACCATTGAGCCCTTGCTAAAGCCTGGTGCTGTGCTGGCAAGCAATACCTCCAGCCTGCCTTTATCCGAGCTCAGCCTGAATCTGATCAATCCGGAACGACTGGTAGGCATTCACTTCTTTAACCCGGTCTCTCGCATGCCCTTGGTGGAAGTGGTGGAAAGCGAACTGCTGGCCCCAGAGGTGCGCAGTGCCGCCTACGCCTTTGTGAACCAGATCGGCAAGCTGCCCTTGCCCGTCAAGGACAGCCCCGGCTTTCTGGTCAATGCCGTCCTGGCTCCCTATATGCTGGAAGCCATGCGTTGCGTGGACGAAGGACTGGACCCGGCCACCGTGGACAAAGCCATGCTGCAGTTCGGCATGCCTATGGGCCCACTTGAATTGGCAGACACCGTGGGCCTGGATATTGCCCGTGATGCGGGCGCGCAACTTAGCCAGCAAGCGGCCATGCCAGCCTGCCTGAAATCCCATCTGGATCGCCAGGAACTGGGCCGTAAAACCGGCCAGGGTTTCTACACCTGGAAGGATGGCAAAGCCCAGAAGTCTCCTGCGGGAACGGTTCCAAGCGGTCTGGCAGATCGCTTGATTAAACCCCTTATCGAACAGACCGAGCATCAGGTTCGGATTGGGGTTGTGGAGAACGATGACATGGCCGATGCAGGTGTCATTTTCGGTACCGGCTTTGCCCCTTTCCGCGGAGGTCCGTTGCATTACAAAGCAACACAAAAACAACGCAATTAG
- a CDS encoding OmpP1/FadL family transporter, giving the protein MKKTVVALRTIPALLIPLGMSMGMGQAQAAGFNLLEQNASGLGNAYAGSAAIGDNASTIYFNPAGMTLLPETNFSAGFNAIKPTFKFSDKGSTDPLALTGGASRPATGGSGGDAGKVAAVPNIYLSHQLSPKWWVGLGIGVPFGLTTEYDEGWVGRYHSEKFAIETINVNPSVAYKVNDQLSFGVGVNWLHIDADYRLATPVGYHPALGPLDMDTRVKMKGDAWGWNAGLLYQITPSTRLGVSYRSQIKVTADGDTKLRNRNVPAGIPAPNINWDAEATIKLPDTAIVSLVHDLNSRWQLLADVSWTGWSSIPRLTIENSGPGAKNSGLELKFKDAWRVALGANYHYNEQWTFKGGIAWDQSPVRDKNYRPTALPDSDRYWVSLGAQYRASKNATWDIGYTHLFLKNTDMNNNTDPAGRGLTRGTYKNSGDILGVQFSYRF; this is encoded by the coding sequence ATGAAAAAGACGGTTGTAGCTTTGCGTACCATCCCCGCTTTGCTGATTCCTCTGGGAATGAGCATGGGAATGGGTCAAGCCCAAGCGGCTGGTTTTAACTTGCTGGAACAGAATGCGAGCGGCCTGGGTAATGCCTACGCAGGCTCGGCCGCCATCGGTGACAATGCCAGCACGATCTACTTCAACCCGGCCGGCATGACCTTGTTGCCCGAGACCAACTTCTCGGCAGGTTTTAATGCGATTAAACCTACCTTCAAGTTCTCCGATAAAGGCAGTACCGACCCCTTGGCCCTGACGGGTGGCGCCAGCCGTCCCGCCACCGGCGGTTCAGGTGGTGATGCCGGTAAAGTCGCCGCTGTTCCCAATATTTATCTGTCCCACCAGCTCTCGCCCAAGTGGTGGGTGGGCCTGGGTATTGGTGTCCCGTTTGGTCTGACAACCGAATATGACGAAGGCTGGGTTGGCCGTTACCACTCCGAAAAATTTGCCATTGAAACCATCAACGTCAACCCGTCGGTGGCCTACAAGGTCAACGATCAGTTGTCCTTCGGTGTGGGTGTGAACTGGTTGCACATTGATGCCGACTACCGTCTGGCTACCCCCGTCGGCTATCACCCGGCACTGGGCCCACTGGACATGGACACCCGCGTCAAGATGAAGGGCGACGCCTGGGGCTGGAACGCCGGTTTGCTGTACCAAATTACCCCCAGCACTCGTTTGGGCGTTTCCTATCGCTCGCAAATCAAGGTCACGGCTGACGGCGACACCAAGCTGCGCAACCGCAACGTACCAGCAGGCATTCCTGCTCCCAACATCAACTGGGATGCCGAAGCCACCATCAAGCTGCCTGACACCGCCATTGTCAGCTTGGTGCACGACCTGAATTCGCGCTGGCAGTTGCTGGCCGACGTGTCCTGGACAGGCTGGAGCAGCATCCCGCGCCTGACCATTGAAAACAGCGGCCCCGGCGCCAAGAATTCCGGCCTGGAGCTGAAATTCAAGGACGCATGGCGCGTCGCCCTGGGCGCCAACTACCACTACAACGAACAGTGGACCTTCAAGGGTGGTATTGCTTGGGACCAATCACCAGTACGCGACAAGAACTACCGCCCAACCGCCCTGCCTGACAGCGACCGTTACTGGGTATCCCTGGGTGCTCAGTATCGCGCCAGCAAGAATGCCACTTGGGATATCGGCTACACCCACTTGTTCCTGAAAAATACCGACATGAACAACAACACGGATCCGGCTGGCCGTGGTCTGACACGCGGTACCTACAAAAACAGTGGTGACATCCTGGGCGTGCAGTTCAGCTATCGCTTCTAA
- a CDS encoding DUF4442 domain-containing protein — protein sequence MARSRRMELLARLPPTWRARFLQLGFNWHPAFRATGGRVHKVSANLQHIVVRLPLRRRTRNINGSLFGGSLFAITDGVHATMLLAGLQRHVIVWDKNAEIQYRRPGYQTLYANFQINPDELDAIRGQLDQYHEAEATFTVQIQDPEGQIYTTVERTIYIADAHFYKQKSQSR from the coding sequence ATGGCCCGCAGTCGCCGCATGGAGCTGCTCGCACGTCTGCCCCCCACATGGCGTGCGCGCTTTTTGCAGCTGGGCTTTAACTGGCACCCCGCCTTCCGGGCAACCGGCGGGCGGGTCCACAAAGTTTCAGCGAACTTGCAACACATCGTCGTACGCCTGCCATTGCGTCGACGCACTCGCAATATCAATGGTTCTTTATTTGGTGGATCCCTGTTTGCCATTACAGACGGCGTGCACGCCACCATGCTCCTGGCCGGCCTGCAACGTCATGTGATTGTCTGGGACAAGAATGCAGAGATCCAGTATCGCCGCCCTGGCTACCAGACGCTGTATGCCAACTTTCAAATCAATCCAGATGAACTGGACGCAATACGAGGACAGCTAGACCAATACCACGAGGCTGAAGCCACATTTACCGTACAGATCCAGGACCCGGAAGGCCAGATCTACACCACGGTGGAACGCACCATCTACATCGCCGACGCCCACTTCTACAAGCAGAAATCACAATCACGCTAA
- a CDS encoding chalcone isomerase family protein, with protein MFTPRCAALILSLSLGLPAAQAATVANVTVPDTVTVEQQSLKLNGAGLRKKVVFDVYVAALYTASPSQDADAIIQSPGPHQVRLVLKRDLDAQTLIDALKDGIHNNLTDPERQELDPVIKQFEDLMRQVGEAKEGDIVVLDMNAAQVKILFNDKVLGELSHPDLTPALLKIWLGKKPAQESLKKALLGLS; from the coding sequence ATGTTTACCCCCCGCTGTGCCGCCCTGATTTTAAGTCTGTCCCTGGGGCTACCCGCTGCCCAGGCCGCCACTGTTGCGAATGTCACCGTGCCGGACACGGTCACCGTCGAGCAGCAAAGCCTGAAACTGAATGGGGCAGGCCTGCGCAAGAAAGTTGTTTTTGATGTGTACGTTGCCGCTCTTTATACCGCGTCTCCTTCCCAGGATGCCGACGCCATTATCCAGTCACCCGGACCCCATCAAGTACGGCTGGTCCTTAAACGTGACCTGGACGCCCAAACCCTGATTGATGCCCTCAAAGACGGCATTCACAACAACCTGACTGATCCTGAAAGGCAGGAACTGGACCCCGTCATCAAGCAATTTGAAGATTTGATGCGTCAGGTTGGCGAAGCCAAGGAAGGCGACATCGTGGTGCTGGACATGAACGCAGCACAGGTCAAGATCCTGTTTAACGACAAGGTCCTGGGCGAGCTCTCTCACCCTGATCTGACCCCTGCTTTGTTGAAAATCTGGCTAGGCAAGAAGCCTGCTCAAGAATCGCTCAAAAAGGCCCTGCTGGGATTGTCTTGA
- a CDS encoding AMP-binding protein, with amino-acid sequence MDKVWLQNYPTGIPATIEDQAQQYSSLLDVFEQSCTEFAQRTAYISMGKRMSYRELSDNALALASWLQSQGVKKGDRVALMMPNMLQYPISLYGVLRSGATIINTNPLYTARELRHQLQDSGAETIIIAENFAHVLQEILHETPIKRIIVTSVGDCLGGFKGWLVNQVVRHIKKGVPAWSLPGSVSFKAVLAQGRGRAPAPVTLTHDDIACLQYTGGTTGVAKGAILTHGNLVSNLSQALSWIRPYLKEGQIDCVVTALPLYHIFAFTANLLVFLRLGAENLLIINARDIPSMIKDMSKLRFTAITGVNTLFNAMLNNAEFRKLDFSSLRFTLGGGMAVQEVVAKRWLEATGKPLAQAYGLTETSPAATINPLDKQEFTGSIGLPVPSTDIRIRDENQNDLPLGETGELCIRGPQVTPGYWQRPDETAKVFDRDGFLRTGDIGYMDEQGYVFLLDRKKDMILVSGFNVYPNEVEAVAAQHPDIVEAAAVGVPDEKAGEIVKLYVISRNPDLTEKDVIAFCRKNLTGYKAPRIVEFRDDLPRTNVGKILRRELRP; translated from the coding sequence ATGGATAAAGTCTGGCTGCAGAACTACCCCACTGGTATTCCTGCCACTATCGAAGATCAGGCCCAGCAGTACTCGTCCTTGCTGGATGTATTTGAACAAAGTTGTACCGAGTTCGCGCAGCGCACGGCCTATATCAGCATGGGCAAACGCATGAGCTACCGCGAGCTGTCGGACAATGCCTTGGCCCTGGCCAGCTGGCTGCAAAGCCAAGGCGTGAAAAAAGGCGACCGTGTCGCCCTGATGATGCCCAATATGCTGCAGTACCCCATCAGCCTGTATGGGGTATTGCGCAGTGGGGCCACCATTATCAATACCAACCCGCTCTATACCGCCCGCGAACTGCGCCACCAGTTGCAAGACAGCGGCGCGGAAACCATCATCATTGCGGAAAACTTTGCCCACGTGCTGCAGGAAATCCTGCACGAAACGCCGATCAAGCGAATCATTGTGACCAGCGTAGGCGATTGCCTGGGCGGCTTCAAGGGCTGGCTGGTCAATCAAGTGGTACGCCATATTAAAAAGGGCGTGCCGGCCTGGTCCTTGCCTGGCTCTGTCTCGTTCAAAGCTGTACTGGCACAAGGACGGGGCCGCGCACCCGCCCCCGTCACGCTGACCCACGATGACATTGCCTGCCTGCAATACACCGGGGGCACGACAGGCGTTGCAAAAGGGGCCATTCTGACCCACGGCAATCTGGTTTCAAACCTGAGCCAGGCCCTGTCCTGGATTCGCCCGTATCTGAAAGAAGGTCAGATCGACTGCGTTGTTACCGCCCTGCCGCTCTACCATATCTTCGCCTTCACCGCGAACCTGCTGGTGTTCCTGCGTCTGGGTGCCGAAAACCTGTTGATCATTAATGCGCGCGACATTCCGTCCATGATCAAGGACATGTCCAAGCTGCGTTTTACTGCCATTACCGGGGTGAACACCCTGTTCAATGCCATGCTGAACAATGCCGAGTTCCGCAAACTGGACTTTTCCTCCCTGCGCTTTACGCTGGGCGGCGGTATGGCCGTACAGGAAGTGGTCGCCAAGCGCTGGCTGGAAGCCACGGGCAAGCCTTTGGCACAGGCGTATGGACTGACTGAAACCTCTCCCGCCGCCACGATCAATCCGCTGGACAAACAAGAGTTCACCGGCTCGATTGGTCTGCCTGTACCGTCTACCGACATACGCATACGTGACGAAAACCAGAACGATCTGCCTTTGGGCGAAACGGGCGAGCTGTGCATTCGCGGGCCGCAAGTCACCCCCGGTTACTGGCAACGCCCCGATGAAACCGCCAAGGTTTTTGATCGTGACGGCTTCTTGCGCACAGGTGATATCGGCTATATGGATGAGCAAGGCTATGTCTTCCTGCTGGATCGCAAAAAGGACATGATTCTGGTCTCTGGCTTTAACGTCTACCCCAATGAAGTGGAAGCCGTCGCCGCCCAGCACCCAGATATTGTCGAGGCCGCCGCCGTCGGTGTGCCGGATGAAAAAGCAGGCGAAATCGTCAAACTCTATGTCATCAGCCGTAATCCCGATTTGACGGAAAAAGACGTAATAGCCTTCTGCCGCAAGAACCTGACCGGCTACAAGGCCCCGCGCATTGTCGAGTTCCGCGACGACCTGCCACGTACCAACGTAGGCAAGATCCTGCGCCGGGAACTACGTCCATAA